From the Thermovirga lienii DSM 17291 genome, one window contains:
- a CDS encoding DNA polymerase III, subunits gamma and tau (PFAM: ATPase family associated with various cellular activities (AAA)~TIGRFAM: DNA polymerase III, subunit gamma and tau~COGs: COG2812 DNA polymerase III gamma/tau subunits~InterPro IPR003959: IPR012763: IPR001270: IPR003593~KEGG: aco:Amico_0731 DNA polymerase III, subunits gamma and tau~PFAM: AAA ATPase central domain protein~SMART: AAA ATPase~SPTR: DNA polymerase III, gamma and tau subunit;~TIGRFAM: DNA polymerase III, subunits gamma and tau) — MSHITLYRKYRPKSFSQVVGQNAVVQVVKNKILSGKVPHAFLFSGPRGSGKTTVARLLAKALNCSNLSNEGEPCGECSSCKAITEGSSLDVIEIDGASHRGIDNIRELKEHVSLAPFSSPYKVYIIDEVHMVTTDGFNALLKTLEEPPSYVVFVLATTEPKKVPVTIRSRCQHVPFHRIKSGDIVNCLKNVLLLEGCDADDDALWEIAREADGSLRDALSILEQALAFAGEDKVLRLDAVNSMLGGGSRKDMERLMVKLRTDKKEAFYFLQQLLSAGLTSKRLFEGLYELARDLWVLGKWGSNCEDALPISQEEKDFLKEEMVFWETSDLWNIMKFCVDNIARANLGVRSDVAASLVLGFFEELKPAQTPREAVPKSREETKPEESKPVNAKREDNLSPKAGWEGFHECFYPDDIMIYCALASAEPAFGEGKVEIQFSLDHRLAFELLKIPRNLRKLRDGAKKLWEGKKVLLRLGDCSIDLDETDLPQGDYDPTPNIAEVVSEPGQGHRNEDTASKTREKVDPPYVKKRDTEPKNGNGLKDTNLRKLMQLINGEILLIREEDSMEASQESEEEVENE, encoded by the coding sequence ATGTCCCATATTACGTTATATCGTAAATACAGACCAAAGAGTTTCTCTCAGGTAGTAGGGCAGAACGCTGTTGTACAGGTAGTGAAAAACAAGATACTTTCTGGTAAGGTGCCCCATGCTTTCCTTTTTTCTGGTCCAAGAGGAAGCGGGAAGACTACTGTCGCAAGGCTCTTGGCCAAGGCCCTGAATTGCTCTAACCTATCCAATGAAGGGGAACCCTGTGGAGAGTGTAGCAGTTGTAAGGCCATAACCGAAGGCAGCAGTCTTGATGTAATAGAGATAGACGGTGCCTCTCATAGGGGGATAGATAATATAAGGGAGCTTAAAGAACACGTATCCCTTGCTCCCTTTTCTTCCCCATATAAGGTATACATAATAGATGAAGTTCACATGGTAACCACTGATGGATTCAATGCCCTCCTTAAAACCTTAGAGGAACCTCCATCTTATGTGGTGTTCGTTTTAGCCACTACGGAGCCCAAAAAGGTCCCGGTGACCATAAGATCAAGATGTCAGCATGTGCCATTCCATAGAATCAAAAGCGGTGACATTGTAAACTGCCTTAAAAATGTGCTTTTGCTTGAAGGTTGCGATGCTGATGACGATGCTCTGTGGGAAATAGCAAGGGAAGCCGATGGCTCCTTGCGCGATGCCTTGTCGATCCTGGAGCAGGCTTTAGCTTTTGCGGGAGAGGATAAGGTTTTGAGACTTGATGCAGTAAATTCCATGTTGGGTGGCGGCAGTCGCAAAGATATGGAAAGACTTATGGTTAAATTGCGCACTGACAAAAAAGAGGCGTTTTATTTTCTACAGCAACTTTTAAGTGCAGGACTTACGAGCAAGAGGCTTTTTGAGGGCCTTTACGAGCTGGCAAGAGATCTATGGGTTTTGGGGAAATGGGGCTCAAACTGTGAGGATGCTTTACCTATATCACAAGAGGAAAAAGATTTTCTCAAGGAAGAAATGGTCTTTTGGGAAACATCAGATCTTTGGAACATAATGAAATTCTGTGTTGACAACATCGCTAGAGCGAACCTAGGGGTCAGAAGCGATGTCGCTGCCAGCTTGGTGTTAGGTTTCTTCGAAGAGTTGAAGCCTGCGCAAACCCCGCGAGAGGCGGTTCCAAAAAGTCGAGAAGAAACCAAGCCGGAAGAGTCGAAACCTGTAAATGCTAAAAGAGAAGATAATCTTTCCCCGAAGGCAGGTTGGGAAGGGTTCCACGAATGTTTCTATCCCGATGACATAATGATCTATTGTGCGTTGGCATCTGCTGAACCTGCATTTGGAGAGGGAAAGGTTGAAATCCAATTTTCTCTGGATCATAGATTGGCCTTTGAACTGTTGAAAATTCCTAGGAATCTCAGGAAACTGAGGGATGGAGCCAAGAAGCTGTGGGAAGGGAAAAAAGTTTTGCTGCGCCTTGGGGATTGTTCCATTGACCTGGATGAAACAGACTTGCCTCAGGGTGACTACGACCCAACTCCCAATATTGCGGAGGTCGTCTCAGAGCCAGGTCAGGGACACAGAAACGAGGACACAGCAAGCAAAACGAGAGAAAAAGTAGACCCTCCTTACGTAAAAAAACGAGACACAGAGCCTAAGAATGGAAATGGATTAAAAGATACAAACTTACGGAAGCTTATGCAGCTTATAAATGGAGAGATCTTATTGATCAGAGAGGAAGACTCGATGGAAGCCAGCCAGGAAAGCGAGGAAGAGGTAGAAAATGAATAA
- a CDS encoding DNA polymerase III, alpha subunit (PFAM: PHP domain; Bacterial DNA polymerase III alpha subunit; OB-fold nucleic acid binding domain~TIGRFAM: DNA-directed DNA polymerase III (polc)~COGs: COG0587 DNA polymerase III alpha subunit~InterProIPR004013: IPR011708: IPR004365: IPR004805: IPR 003141~KEGG: aco:Amico_0732 DNA polymerase III, alpha subunit~PFAM: DNA polymerase III alpha subunit; PHP domain protein; nucleic acid binding OB-fold tRNA/helicase-type~PRIAM: DNA-directed DNA polymerase~SMART: phosphoesterase PHP domain protein~SPTR: DNA polymerase III, alpha subunit;~TIGRFAM: DNA polymerase III, alpha subunit) — translation MNNPFVHLHVHSEYSLLDGAIRCDRLANRVREWQVPAVALTDHGAMYGVIEFYGQCMSKGVKPIIGCEVYVDPRGHTLKDRQGKNYHLLLLAETQEGYQNLVKLVSIANTDGFYYKPRVDHDLLARYSKGLIASSACLSGEIPSLILEGNIEEAQSRASLYRDIFGKDNFFLEVMYNEVSDQALVNKRLVEMSKKMDIPLIATNDAHYLDKSDASWHDVLLCVQTNATINAPNRYRFGSNDFYLRSPEEMWAIFGKELPEALTNTVNIAERCDVKIEFSGYHLPEVRLMEGETLEQALRRRAVEGLAARFHGQTPPEEYTKRLEYELAVIEEMGFAGYFLIVADIIQEAKAKGIPVGPGRGSAAGSLVAYALKITEIDPLRYNLLFERFLNPERISMPDIDTDISDKRREEVLAQIVAKYGREKVAQIITFDRMKSKAAIRDVGRALDMPYAEVDKVAKLVPPGASSIEEAMEQSPELKEIHKNDPAVRRLLDYASSIEGLARHCSQHAAGVVIAPKAITDYVPVRKIGEDQVVTQFAMEHVEKLGLVKMDFLGLRTLSVIEETLKNIRNNGKVPPDINNLPLDDEATYQLLSDGDTLGVFQLESSGMRQLLRKLKPDCFEDLIAVLALYRPGPLGSGMVDQYIECKHGRQEPSYLHPLLEDVLKETHGVILYQEQVMQCASILAGYSLGQADLLRRAMGKKKVDVMAKERENFLKGCAERGIEEKKAEQIFDIIQEFAGYGFNKSHSTAYAMISYQTAYLKAHFPVEFMAAFLSSHVHSKLDILAKHVRAVRDSGIHVSPPDINRSHDSFTANGDEILFGLGAVSKVGDAAVDAILRARSEGPFKSFWDFLNRVDLRVVSKGVIENLIKAGAFDSISKNRKQLLEALPAFVEMVQKRSSDGRQRSLLDLVSDEQPDEEPELPDVEDLDFHSRLELEKEATGLYISGHPCDQHKSEYWKYVTCSIGELPFWKSERIKPVVAGIVVEVQEKYTRKGDKMAFIELEDNDSKIEVVCFPGVWNNLERKPSKGEVYLVNGSIQVKEGLSLIADSLIPMEEAAEKLCPWVRIKLFAELVDEKSLLDLCKELKGCPGDAKVIVEYLCDGKKVLLTSCSLKVDALLEKSSIVDKLNSDAIQLCV, via the coding sequence ATGAATAATCCCTTTGTTCACCTTCATGTCCACAGCGAATATAGCTTACTGGATGGAGCTATTAGGTGTGACAGGCTTGCCAATAGAGTCAGAGAGTGGCAGGTCCCCGCGGTTGCTTTGACCGATCATGGAGCCATGTATGGCGTAATTGAGTTCTACGGACAATGTATGTCCAAGGGGGTAAAGCCGATAATAGGGTGCGAGGTCTATGTGGATCCCAGAGGGCATACCCTGAAAGATAGACAAGGTAAGAATTACCACCTTCTGCTACTTGCCGAGACGCAAGAAGGGTATCAAAATCTTGTGAAGTTGGTTTCAATAGCTAATACTGATGGCTTTTACTACAAGCCGAGGGTCGATCATGATCTGCTCGCCCGTTACAGCAAAGGTTTAATTGCCTCGTCTGCGTGCCTTTCTGGGGAGATTCCCTCCCTCATCTTAGAGGGCAACATTGAGGAGGCCCAATCGAGGGCTTCTCTTTATCGGGACATATTTGGAAAGGACAATTTTTTCCTGGAGGTAATGTATAACGAGGTTTCAGATCAGGCGTTGGTCAACAAAAGGTTGGTCGAAATGTCCAAAAAGATGGATATACCGCTCATAGCGACCAACGATGCCCACTATCTAGATAAAAGCGATGCGTCTTGGCACGATGTCCTTCTTTGTGTGCAGACCAATGCAACTATAAATGCCCCCAACAGGTATCGGTTTGGTTCAAATGATTTTTACTTGCGCTCTCCCGAGGAGATGTGGGCCATATTCGGAAAGGAACTGCCAGAAGCCCTCACAAACACCGTAAATATAGCGGAAAGGTGCGACGTTAAAATAGAGTTTTCTGGTTACCATTTGCCGGAGGTCAGGCTAATGGAGGGTGAGACCTTAGAGCAGGCTCTGAGGCGCAGAGCTGTAGAGGGGCTTGCAGCGAGGTTCCATGGACAGACTCCTCCAGAAGAATATACTAAGCGCCTGGAGTATGAGTTAGCCGTTATAGAGGAGATGGGGTTTGCCGGTTACTTCCTGATAGTGGCCGACATAATACAGGAGGCCAAGGCAAAGGGCATTCCAGTGGGGCCAGGAAGGGGTTCCGCTGCGGGTTCCTTGGTTGCCTATGCCCTTAAGATTACAGAGATAGATCCCTTACGCTACAATCTGCTCTTTGAGCGATTCTTGAACCCTGAAAGGATAAGCATGCCGGATATAGACACAGATATCTCTGACAAGCGCAGGGAAGAGGTCCTCGCTCAGATAGTGGCAAAGTATGGGAGAGAAAAAGTGGCCCAGATAATCACTTTTGATCGTATGAAGAGCAAAGCAGCAATAAGAGATGTGGGAAGGGCTTTGGACATGCCATACGCGGAAGTAGATAAGGTGGCCAAATTGGTGCCTCCAGGAGCTTCGTCTATAGAAGAGGCCATGGAGCAGAGCCCAGAATTGAAGGAGATTCACAAAAATGATCCCGCTGTGAGGAGATTGCTTGACTACGCTTCGAGTATAGAGGGTCTTGCCAGACATTGTTCTCAACATGCTGCAGGTGTGGTTATAGCACCCAAAGCCATAACTGATTACGTACCAGTGAGAAAGATAGGAGAAGACCAGGTAGTGACCCAGTTTGCGATGGAGCATGTAGAAAAATTGGGTCTAGTCAAAATGGACTTTTTGGGGTTGAGGACCCTTTCAGTTATAGAGGAGACTTTGAAAAACATTAGGAATAATGGAAAGGTGCCACCGGATATAAACAATTTACCATTGGACGACGAAGCTACGTACCAATTATTGTCGGATGGGGACACGTTAGGAGTGTTCCAATTAGAATCTTCTGGAATGAGACAGTTGTTAAGAAAGCTGAAACCAGACTGTTTCGAGGACCTTATAGCTGTTTTGGCTTTGTATAGGCCCGGACCATTGGGCAGTGGCATGGTGGATCAGTATATAGAGTGCAAACACGGACGTCAGGAACCTTCTTACCTTCACCCACTTTTGGAAGACGTGTTGAAGGAGACCCATGGTGTAATTTTGTATCAAGAACAGGTAATGCAATGTGCATCCATACTGGCAGGTTATAGTCTTGGGCAAGCAGATCTTCTCAGACGAGCCATGGGTAAGAAAAAAGTGGACGTCATGGCGAAAGAAAGGGAGAATTTCCTCAAGGGATGTGCTGAGAGAGGAATTGAAGAAAAAAAGGCCGAACAAATTTTCGATATCATCCAGGAGTTTGCTGGCTACGGGTTCAATAAATCTCACAGCACCGCTTATGCTATGATAAGTTACCAGACGGCCTATCTAAAGGCTCATTTCCCCGTGGAGTTCATGGCAGCGTTTCTCTCCAGCCATGTTCACTCCAAACTTGATATATTGGCTAAACACGTGAGGGCGGTGAGGGATTCAGGTATTCACGTCTCTCCTCCTGACATAAACAGGTCCCATGACTCATTTACGGCCAATGGAGATGAGATACTTTTTGGTCTTGGAGCGGTTTCCAAGGTAGGAGACGCAGCTGTAGATGCTATTTTGAGAGCGAGAAGCGAAGGTCCCTTCAAGTCCTTCTGGGACTTTTTAAACAGAGTGGACTTAAGGGTAGTGAGCAAGGGTGTGATAGAGAACCTCATCAAAGCAGGAGCCTTCGACAGCATTTCAAAGAACAGAAAACAGCTGTTGGAAGCGTTACCTGCATTTGTTGAAATGGTGCAGAAAAGATCGTCAGACGGAAGGCAGCGTTCCTTGTTGGATCTAGTGAGTGATGAGCAGCCTGACGAAGAACCCGAGCTACCTGATGTGGAGGATTTGGATTTTCATTCTCGATTGGAACTGGAGAAAGAGGCGACAGGGCTTTATATTTCGGGCCATCCCTGCGACCAACACAAAAGTGAGTACTGGAAATACGTCACTTGTTCCATTGGAGAGCTTCCTTTCTGGAAGTCAGAAAGAATTAAGCCTGTGGTGGCAGGTATAGTGGTGGAAGTGCAGGAAAAATACACGCGCAAAGGGGATAAAATGGCCTTTATAGAGTTGGAGGACAATGACAGCAAAATAGAAGTGGTATGTTTTCCTGGAGTATGGAATAACCTAGAAAGAAAGCCCTCAAAGGGGGAAGTCTATTTGGTCAATGGTTCGATCCAGGTTAAAGAAGGGCTTTCTTTGATAGCAGATTCGCTGATTCCCATGGAGGAGGCTGCAGAAAAGTTATGTCCTTGGGTTAGGATAAAGCTTTTCGCAGAGCTTGTAGACGAAAAGTCCCTTCTTGACCTTTGTAAGGAGTTGAAAGGTTGTCCTGGAGATGCCAAAGTTATCGTAGAATACCTGTGTGACGGCAAGAAAGTGCTGTTAACGTCATGCTCTCTGAAGGTCGATGCTCTTTTAGAGAAGAGTAGCATAGTCGATAAACTTAATAGTGACGCAATACAGCTTTGTGTTTAA
- a CDS encoding tryptophan RNA-binding attenuator protein (PFAM: Tryptophan RNA-binding attenuator protein~InterPro IPR000824~KEGG: tai:Taci_0832 tryptophan RNA-binding attenuator protein~PFAM: tryptophan RNA-binding attenuator protein~SPTR: Tryptophan RNA-binding attenuator protein): MKDNEYPSVMADFIVVKALENGVSVIGLTRGEETRFSHSEKLDEGEVWISQFTEFTSAIKVRGKAEILTAHGMIKSGKDEKES; encoded by the coding sequence ATGAAAGATAACGAATATCCATCAGTAATGGCAGATTTTATAGTAGTCAAAGCCTTGGAGAACGGTGTCTCCGTTATAGGTTTGACTAGAGGTGAGGAGACACGATTCTCCCATTCAGAGAAACTGGATGAAGGAGAGGTGTGGATTTCCCAGTTTACCGAGTTTACATCCGCTATAAAGGTAAGAGGTAAGGCAGAGATATTGACGGCTCATGGAATGATTAAGAGTGGTAAAGATGAAAAAGAGAGTTAA